The window GTATTCGAGCGATTCTGAGGCATGCGACCGATGGGATCATCACGTTCGACGCCGAAGGCAAGATCGAGTCCTTCAACCCCGCCGCCCAGCGCATGTTTGGCTATCAGGACGAAAGCGAGGCCTTAGGCGGAAACATCAATGCGCTGATTCCGCAGATCTTCGCGGGCAAGGAATGTCCCACCGACCGCGAGCTGGTCGGGCTACGCAAAAACGGCGAGACCTTTCCCGTCTACTTGGGCATAGGGCGGATGGAGACGGGCCCGGAAGCAGGGGGCGAAGAGAGCAAGGGCCTTTGGTACACAGCCGTGCTGCACGATCTATCTGCGCGCAAGCGTCTGGAAGAAGAGTTGCGCCAATCGCAGAAGATGGAAGCGGTGGGAACGCTTGCGAGCGGCGTCGCGCACGATTTCAACAACCTGCTCATGGGCATGATCGGGTGCGTTGATATGGCACTCGGCAAGCTCGAGGCCGAAAGCTCCTGCCGCACCCATCTGGTAGAGCTGCGAGACGCCGCCCTCAGCGGTTCTGCGATCGCCAAACAGCTGATGAACTTCGCAAAGCCGCAGGAACAACGCTTGGTGGCAGCCGACGTGAACGCAGCGATCCGGGACATGGAGCCCATGCTTCGCCGCCTACTGCGTGAGGACGCCGAGCTCGCTTTGGAGCTTGAGGCATCAGACAGCAATGTGCGTTGCCAAGCTGGACAAATCGAGCAGATCATTATGAACCTCGCTCTCAATGCACGCCAGGCCATGGGTCATGGCGGCGTCCTGACCGTCCAGACACGAGCACTCGAAGTCAACGCCGGGCAGCAGTCTGCGCTTCCAGGCGGCCCCTACCTCGAGATTCGAGTGGCCGACACAGGCTGCGGTATGGACGCCGCCACGCGCGCGCGTGCGTTCGATCCCTTCTTCACTACCAAAAAGGATGAAGGCACCGGGCTAGGCCTTTCTACGGTTTACGCCATCGTACGCCAGAACGACGGCCACATCGCGCTGCGAAGCGAGCCGGGCGCAGGCACACAGGTTTTGATTCGACTGCCCTTGATGGAACGCGCTGCGGCCGAGTCGTCACGTCCAAGCACGACGTCGGACCGGTACGCGGCGGGCACGACCGTGCTGCTCGTCGAGGACCAGGTGTTGGTGCGTAGAGCGGTCGAGAACTACCTGGCCAAGAATCGGTTTCGGGTGCTGACGGCTGCCAGCGGCGCCGAAGCGCTGACCCTGTTCGCGGCTCACCGCGAGCAAGTCTCGTTGCTGCTGACGGACGTGGTCCTGCCGGGTCCTCTCGCAGGCCACGATCTAGCGGCCGAGCTGCGCAGGCACGAACCCGCGCTCGCGGTCATGTACATGTCGGCGCATTCAGCCGACACCCTGGCACGCGAAGGCCGCTTGGCGCCGGGCTCGGTGACGCTCATGAAACCGTTTTCCGAGGACCAACTGATACGCAAGGTGCATCAGGCGCTCGATCTAGGAGGCGCTCGCAGCAACTGATCGTTGGGGCAGCGTCTCAGGCAAGCTCGACCCGGTTGCGACCGGCGTTCTTTGCCCTGTACAGCGCGGCATCGGCTTGTGCGACCAGCGTCTCCGGACCAGGCACGGCGTGGTCGGGCGCCATGCATGACACCCCGATGCTGACCGTCACCGACAGGCGTGTGCCCGCCCACGCGATAGACAGCTTCTCGATGCTCCTCCGAAGCCGCTCGGCCAGCACTGCGACGCCTTCGCGATCGATGCCTCGGGCGACCACGAGGAACTCTTCCCCACCGTAGCGCGCGAGCATGTCCTCGGTGCGGACCGTCTGCTGCAACATGGTCGCGAGGCTCCTGAGGACCGCATCGCCTGCCTGGTGACCCTCGGTGTCGTTGATGCGTTTGAAATGGTCGATATCGATGACCATGACCGCGAGCGGCGACCCGTGCCGCACGGCAAAGGCGAATTCCCCCCGCAGCCGCTGGTCGAGGCTGCGCCGGTTCTGCACTCCGGTCAGTGGATCGCGCAGGGTCGATTCGTAGACCTGCTTGGCTGCGTTTTGTTCGAGCGCGTCTTGTAGATCGAAACGCAGCACCGTCGCCCCTCCGACTTGGATTCGGTCGCCATCGTTCAGCGTTCGCCGCTGCGAGATGCGCTCGCCGTTCAGGTAGGTGCCGTTGGTGCTCCCGGTGTCCTCCACGAAGAAGCAACCACGCTCGTCGATGACACACGCGTGACGCCGCGACAGCCCTTCATCGGTAATCCGAATTTCCGCATCGGGGCTGCGCCCGATGATCGTACGGGCTTTATCGAGGGTATAGACGGCTCCGGGGTTCGCCCCCGTCAGCAGCGTGAGCGTCCCGAGCTCCTTGCGACCCGTCAGGCGCGCGCGGGTCCCCTGGTCCAACCGGATGACCTGAGTAGTGTCGTTCGAGATGCGCTTGGGCCTGGACACGCTGAGAGGTTGCGAGCGAAACCGAGCCACTCGCTCTGCAATGAGTGTACGGCCTTTGGCCTGGGGAGGTGAAGTCCTAACTCGTGCCGGCGGCTGCGGGCACGCAAAGGGCAAGCGGCGGTCCACCCCGCACGCCCCGACGCCGGCAGTGCGTCGCGCCTTGCCAGCGACGCCCGTTCCTGTGCGATCTGCACAGGTTATGGCGTGGCGGTCCTAATCCTGGTCCGAATCGAGCGCGGCCAACGCAGCCTCGAGCTCTGCAACCGTGTGGGTGTCGTCCGCGGCACTTGCGACGCTCAGGCCCTGCTCGAGCCATTTGCGCGCCTCGCCAGGACGCCCCAGGCTTTGGGCCACCTGCCCGCCCATAAGGAAGGTGGGCACGTAGTCCGGGTATCTGTTCGCCACGTCAGCGAGGGCCGTCACGGCATCGTCCAACCGGCCCTGCGAGCGCAGCTCCAAGGCGCGCCCATACCATACGAAGGGGTCGTCGGAACCGGAAGCGATGAGCCGCTCGAGCATGGCCAATCGCTTGCTTCCGCGCTCATTCACTTTCGGTCTCTGGTGCGAAAACGCCCACATAGGGCAGATTGCGGAACTCGCCGGCGCAGTCCATGCCATAGCCAACGACGAACACGTCTTCGATCGCGAAGCCGAGGTAGTCGATCGTCACGCTTACGCGCTCTCGGCTTCGTTTGTGCAACAGGGCTGCGACACGCACGCTGCGGGGTCCTCGGGTCTTCAGGTTGCGTAGCAGGTAGTCCATCGTGAGGCCGGTGTCCACAATATCCTCCACTACCAGCACATCCTTACCCTGAATCGACTCGGTCAAATCGCGTGTGATCTGCACCACGCCCGTCGTTTCGGTGGCGTTGCCGTAGCTGCGCAAGCCCAGGAAATCGACCGCCACCGGAACGCTCAGCCAACGCACCAGGTCTGCCGCAAACACGAAGCTCCCCGTCAGCACGGGCACTACCGTGAGCCGACGCTCGCGGTAATCATCACTCACGTGTGTCCCGAGCTCGCGTACACGTTTCGCCAACGTGTCCGCGTCCAGCAGCACCCTCGGTGGTTTCCTCATGGCAGCCTCATGCTAGTCCCCGGTCAAGCCGCCGAGCAGCTTTGTGGCGACACGGATGCCATCGTCGATGACCTCCGAGAACGCGTCGAACGTCAGTGTGATGCCCAAGAGGGCCACCGCAAGCCCAGCCCCTGCTCGCAGCGGCAGCAAGACAAAGTGTGCGGCGAAGCCCTCTACCGCTCGACTCAAGATGGCCGCACAAACGTCCACCCCTAGCAGGGCAACAGCCACCGGGGCAGCCAGGCGGGTGGCGAAGGCCAAGGCTGCGCCAACGAGCTTGGTCAGATCGAGTGCCACGCTGTCAAGCGACAAGGTCGACTGGGTCGCTCCCAGCGGCAGCGCGCCGAACGAGTCGGCGAATGCACCCAGGGCCATGAGATGGCCCGCCAACAGCACGAACAAGGCGGCGCCCGCGCTTCGATAGAGCTGCTCGAGCGGGCTCGCAAGTGTCTGCTCCGTGCTTGCGGAACAATCGGACAAGAGGGCGCCGCGCCAGAGGTCGATGAGACGGCCCGCCCAACCCAGGGCCAGCAGCGGAAGCGAGCTGGCGAGCGCGAAGAGGATGCCCACCAAGACCTCACGGGTCCCAAGCAGGGACAGCAGCAGGGCGCTCGATGGAATCTCCTTGGCAGAGGCGAGCGCCGAAGGCAGCAACGCCGCGCACAAGACGAGGGCCGCACTGGCCCGGATCCACGAGGGTACGGCCGGCAGCAGCCAGGGACAAAGAACAGTCAGCGGCGCGGTGCGGGCCAACACGAGCACAGTCGCCGAAGCCACCTCGGTCCAGCTGCTCGCGCCCAACTCCGTCAGCAACAGATCAAGCTCGGCCTCCATCACGCTTGTCCCCGCTCGGCGCCGTCAGGCGGCCCCTCCGCAAAGCTACATCGAGCCAATCCACGGCGCCTCTCAAGGGCCCGCGGCAGGATGACCTGCCCACCTCGCGGGGCTCCAAACGCCGCTGGCCGTGTTGCTGCTGCTCGAGATGCCACCAGTATTCCTCGTCGCCGCGCCTCGCCGGTGGCGCCCGGTCCTCACCGAACCACACGAGCTATTCTTCCGCGGGCCCTGGTGTCCTGGATCCCAAATCTCGCACATAATCCACCGGCCCTTGACGCCGCTCGAGCCAGCGACCGCCCTTTTGACCGTCTCCTTGAAATAGCGCTGCACTGCATGGGAATTGAACCGCAGCCGGCGTCGATTCACCGGCCCGAGCGACGCCAATCGCTCGCAGACTCATGTACGAAATCGGGGATCCAGGACACTAGGCCGCTGCTCGGGGAATCCAGTGCCACAGCTCGACGGCGAAGCGAGCAAGCTCGCCTCCCATCCAGTCACCCACAAGGGCGACCACGGCGGCCACGACCAAGAGCTTGGGAACGAACGTGAGCGTGGTGTCCTGGATCTGCGTGGCAGCCTGGAGCACCGCGACAACGAGTCCGACCAGGAAGCTCGCGACAAGGACCGGGGCGGAGATCATCAGCGCCAGGTACAGCCCGTCCACCGCCACGCGACTGAGGTCCAGGCTCTGCATAGCGCGACAAGCCTAGCAGGGTCGTGCCAACTACCGCCAGTCTGATGATTGCTCGGGTTTCTTGAGAAGGATTTGATCAGGGCGTATGGCAAGCTGGACGACCCCCCGGAGGCGGTCGTGATACACATCGTGGCCGTGGTGGTCTCGTGGTCGTGGCGGGCGGGTGCTTGGTCAGGGGCGGGGCTCGGCCCTTGCTGGACCGGCGGCTGACACCGAGTCGGGATCGCTCGCGCGCTTCGCAGCCTGGCTGGGGAGGGTCACGCGTCTACGACGGAAAAAAAGCCGAAAAAGTTGGGGGCCGCCTCTGGCCATCCCTTTCGCCGCGACTACTTCATGCACGCAGCGGTCCTTCGCGTTGTGGTCCGGCGACGATCCACCCGACAGGGAACCCGGATCCCGTCAGCACCCGGCATGCGCCTAAGGATGAAACGGGCACGCTCGTACACGGCACGACTGGTCCCTCGTCCTCTCTGCGTTACGGTTCCCGCAACCGTCGGGCTCAGATGCGCAACGATCCACAACGCACCGTGCAAGGTGCTGCGACGTCTAACCATCCGGCTACCTGAACCCGCTCGTGAGGTAACGTGACCCAAACACAGACCTGCTCACCTAGTGCCTCGCCACAGGAATCCCGGTTGCTTGGGGCCTGCAGTGGGGCTCGCTGGCAAGGCGGACCGACGAAGACTGCGGTTCATTTCGATGCTGTGCAGTGCATATTCGAGGAGGTCCCAACGCCGCCAGCGGGCGCCAGGGCTGGGGCCAAACGATCAGGGTGCCTGTGGCGAGGCACTAGTCCGACGGCTGCGTGGCTCACCGTGTGGCTACTAACCCTCGGGGCTGCTGGTTGCAGCGGCGACGAAAGCCCGCCCGAGGCGCCTGCCACGGCGGCAGCAACGGCCGAGCCGGCAACCGCTGCAGCGCCGAGCGCGGAGCCCTCGGCCGCAGCGCCCGAGCTGGCGGCTGCCGCCGAACCCGCGCTCGGACCGGTGTCTGGCGTCATGCGCTCGGTCGAGGTCACACAGGCACTCGCCGCCCAGGGCAAGACCTTGTTCAACGCCTGCACGGCCTGCCATGGCGGCAACGGCGAAGGCAAGACCGGCATTGGACCGCGTCTCAACAGCGACAGTTTTCTGGCCGCAGCCAGCGATGAAATGCTTGTTAGGACCATCAGCGAGGGGCGCAGCGGAACGACCATGATTCCGTGGAAGACGGGTCTGAAACCGGAGCAAATCAATGCCATCGTTGCCTACATCCGCTCCTGGAAGGATGTGCCTCCGGCCAAACTCGACCAAGCGCCACTGCACGGCGATACAGAGGCGGGAAAGAGGCTGTTCCAGAGTATCTGCTCGGCTTGTCATGGCCGCACCGGCGCAGGATATCAGGAGACGGCCAACGGTACGGGCATCGGTCGCAGGGCCTTCCTGACCCAGGTATCCGATGGCTATCTAAGGTACATCATCCGACACGGCAAAAGCGCCACCAAGATGCGTGGATTTGCGGAGAATAGCAAGGTTGCCGTGGCAAATTTAACCGACGCTCAAATCGAGAATATTATCAGTTATCTGCGCCACTACGCGTGGTAGGAGCCGCGATGTCAGACAAAAACAGGACCGGGGCACGTCGTTCACCCAGCAGCGAGCGGACCGCCGAGCCCGCCTCGCATTACGGTACTAGGGATCAGGAAATCCTGAATGCGCTGCCGGAGGACCCACCGGCTACGGGCTTCCGCCGGCGTGCGTTTCTGCAAGGCCTCGGCGCGGCTGCCGCAGCTACGGCCGCGGCAGCCTGCGACAAGAAGAAGGAGCCCTCGAAGACGCAGGTGCTTGCGCCGACAAGGCCGGAAGTGGCAGGTGGTGACGAGCTGGCGCCACCGGCGCGCCAGGTGCCCAACGACATCCTGGCGCAGTGCCCCTACTGCGGCGTGGGCTGCGGGACCCTGATCCAAACCGAAAAGGGACGCATCGTCGGTATGAAGCCGGACCCCAAGCACCCAACCAATGCCGGTCTGCAGTGCATCAAGGGACTGACTTCGGCCGAAGCGATCTACGTGGATCGCCTGACCAAGCCCCTCGTACGCAAGGACATGACCGACATCTTGAAGGGGCACGAGAGCAAGACCAAGGGTGCTTTCGACGACCACCTGTTTCGCGAAGCCAGCTGGGAAGAGGCTGAAGAGATCGTCATCGATCAAGTCGCAGCCATCGTGAAGAAGCACGGCGGCAATTCCGTCGGGCTGTACGGATCCGGCCAGCTTCCCGTGGAAGGCCAGTACCTCGAAAACGTGTTCATGAAGGGCGTGCTCGGCTCCAACACGATCGAGGCCAACGCGCGCATGTGCATGACTTCTGCGGTAACAGGCTACTTCAAGACGCTTGGCAGCGATACGCCACCGACTGCCTACGAGGACATCGAGCTCGCGAACATGGTGACCCACTGGGGGCACAACGCCCGCGGCGCGCACCCCATTGTCTTCTGGCGCATCGCCGACCATAAGTCGAAGAACAAGATCCCGACGCTAGTAGTCGATCCACGACGTACCGGTACCGTGCAGGGCTACGAGGAGATCGGCGGCCCCGAAGACTCCTACCATTTTTCGACGATCAATGGCGATATCTCGATCCACAATGCGCTTGCCCATGTGCTGTTGACAAAGCACGAAGAGGCGATCGATTGGGATCTGCTCAAGAAGCACACGACAGGCTGGGAGCCCTACGTTAAGGCGTGCAAGACACGCTACTCGCCGGAGCGAGTCAAAGATATCACGATGATCGACCCCAAGTACCTGCGCGAGGTTGCGGCGCGCTGGGCCGAAGCCTCGATCAAGGGCCGCAAAGAGGGCAAGGGCGGCGTACTGAGCTTCTGGGGCATCGGCTACAACCAGCACCTGCATGGCCAAAACAACGTGGTGTCGCTCATCAACTTGATGGCTTTGTCGGGTAACATTGGGCGTCCGGGCTCCGGTCCCTTCTCGATGACCGGTCAGCCCAATGCCATGGGCGAGCGCCTGACCGGGGGTTTGA of the Pseudomonadota bacterium genome contains:
- a CDS encoding cytochrome c, whose amino-acid sequence is MRSVEVTQALAAQGKTLFNACTACHGGNGEGKTGIGPRLNSDSFLAAASDEMLVRTISEGRSGTTMIPWKTGLKPEQINAIVAYIRSWKDVPPAKLDQAPLHGDTEAGKRLFQSICSACHGRTGAGYQETANGTGIGRRAFLTQVSDGYLRYIIRHGKSATKMRGFAENSKVAVANLTDAQIENIISYLRHYAW
- a CDS encoding tetratricopeptide repeat protein, which produces MNERGSKRLAMLERLIASGSDDPFVWYGRALELRSQGRLDDAVTALADVANRYPDYVPTFLMGGQVAQSLGRPGEARKWLEQGLSVASAADDTHTVAELEAALAALDSDQD
- a CDS encoding flagellar biosynthetic protein FliR, with amino-acid sequence MEAELDLLLTELGASSWTEVASATVLVLARTAPLTVLCPWLLPAVPSWIRASAALVLCAALLPSALASAKEIPSSALLLSLLGTREVLVGILFALASSLPLLALGWAGRLIDLWRGALLSDCSASTEQTLASPLEQLYRSAGAALFVLLAGHLMALGAFADSFGALPLGATQSTLSLDSVALDLTKLVGAALAFATRLAAPVAVALLGVDVCAAILSRAVEGFAAHFVLLPLRAGAGLAVALLGITLTFDAFSEVIDDGIRVATKLLGGLTGD
- the fliQ gene encoding flagellar biosynthesis protein FliQ; its protein translation is MQSLDLSRVAVDGLYLALMISAPVLVASFLVGLVVAVLQAATQIQDTTLTFVPKLLVVAAVVALVGDWMGGELARFAVELWHWIPRAAA
- a CDS encoding molybdopterin-dependent oxidoreductase, with product MSDKNRTGARRSPSSERTAEPASHYGTRDQEILNALPEDPPATGFRRRAFLQGLGAAAAATAAAACDKKKEPSKTQVLAPTRPEVAGGDELAPPARQVPNDILAQCPYCGVGCGTLIQTEKGRIVGMKPDPKHPTNAGLQCIKGLTSAEAIYVDRLTKPLVRKDMTDILKGHESKTKGAFDDHLFREASWEEAEEIVIDQVAAIVKKHGGNSVGLYGSGQLPVEGQYLENVFMKGVLGSNTIEANARMCMTSAVTGYFKTLGSDTPPTAYEDIELANMVTHWGHNARGAHPIVFWRIADHKSKNKIPTLVVDPRRTGTVQGYEEIGGPEDSYHFSTINGDISIHNALAHVLLTKHEEAIDWDLLKKHTTGWEPYVKACKTRYSPERVKDITMIDPKYLREVAARWAEASIKGRKEGKGGVLSFWGIGYNQHLHGQNNVVSLINLMALSGNIGRPGSGPFSMTGQPNAMGERLTGGLTSRLPFNQGVENTPWRHHIADSWRIPRERLDAVAKLQNTGMAVGMMERALKGEVKAMFLIYATHIDLPDQNTLVRPALSKTFNVVQEIYRHAPNNLFADVILPAATWGEWVGGTYIQSERRVYVTDGTANPIPGTRPDMDMVIDKGIAIADKLGLDGKKIFPYERKENGFYDPEDVFRDLVHASKGSDADLTGMLEVEKRDGVGLYDQIRQHRGIQWPAPTYEIAKQGGTKRRYMDQEGWAGRPYGHFRTADGKLHMHLCEQNYKDREKITAQLARAGTEEGFYLIDHYELLEQARDNGLTPELPDEKFRGRRAKDIPKDKYPYWVGLGVVYEHFHTAKTIRSGTTTRLVPEMYVEMHADDAKDLGVKDGEWVRVVTRRGFYEARASIGLDSKVRPARNTVPRGYMFSPWNLSVADSADPRKNRWLVNGVSHRAFDPVSGQADFKKLAGRIEKMT
- a CDS encoding diguanylate cyclase codes for the protein MSRPKRISNDTTQVIRLDQGTRARLTGRKELGTLTLLTGANPGAVYTLDKARTIIGRSPDAEIRITDEGLSRRHACVIDERGCFFVEDTGSTNGTYLNGERISQRRTLNDGDRIQVGGATVLRFDLQDALEQNAAKQVYESTLRDPLTGVQNRRSLDQRLRGEFAFAVRHGSPLAVMVIDIDHFKRINDTEGHQAGDAVLRSLATMLQQTVRTEDMLARYGGEEFLVVARGIDREGVAVLAERLRRSIEKLSIAWAGTRLSVTVSIGVSCMAPDHAVPGPETLVAQADAALYRAKNAGRNRVELA
- a CDS encoding PAS domain S-box protein; translation: MKTTSTPWGQPGQDSSRSGTRAAPTGMAVGSEQGLQAATRSPGEIESLYRVLVEHTSEYAIFMLDTTGHVVTWNRGAERIKGYSATEIIGRHFSDFYPEPQRSVAHEELGIALQEGRFEEEGWRLRKDGRLFWASVTITPVRDTSGRLLGFAKLTRDLTERLRELEQLREYNLLVQSVRDYAMYTLDLSGRVKTWNAGAERIKGYPADEIVGQRFSRFYPEADRHKADTELATAAKQGRFEDEGWRVRKDGTQFWANVIITALRNKDGELQGYAKVTRDVTERRAVEHRIRAILRHATDGIITFDAEGKIESFNPAAQRMFGYQDESEALGGNINALIPQIFAGKECPTDRELVGLRKNGETFPVYLGIGRMETGPEAGGEESKGLWYTAVLHDLSARKRLEEELRQSQKMEAVGTLASGVAHDFNNLLMGMIGCVDMALGKLEAESSCRTHLVELRDAALSGSAIAKQLMNFAKPQEQRLVAADVNAAIRDMEPMLRRLLREDAELALELEASDSNVRCQAGQIEQIIMNLALNARQAMGHGGVLTVQTRALEVNAGQQSALPGGPYLEIRVADTGCGMDAATRARAFDPFFTTKKDEGTGLGLSTVYAIVRQNDGHIALRSEPGAGTQVLIRLPLMERAAAESSRPSTTSDRYAAGTTVLLVEDQVLVRRAVENYLAKNRFRVLTAASGAEALTLFAAHREQVSLLLTDVVLPGPLAGHDLAAELRRHEPALAVMYMSAHSADTLAREGRLAPGSVTLMKPFSEDQLIRKVHQALDLGGARSN
- the hpt gene encoding hypoxanthine phosphoribosyltransferase, with amino-acid sequence MRKPPRVLLDADTLAKRVRELGTHVSDDYRERRLTVVPVLTGSFVFAADLVRWLSVPVAVDFLGLRSYGNATETTGVVQITRDLTESIQGKDVLVVEDIVDTGLTMDYLLRNLKTRGPRSVRVAALLHKRSRERVSVTIDYLGFAIEDVFVVGYGMDCAGEFRNLPYVGVFAPETESE